GCATTGATTGGATGCGAGATAATCGGCAATTTTAAGATGAGACTTACGTAGACACCACCCTGGGCAGACTCAGGAACGGCAATTTCAACCAAGAACATGGGCTCCTGGAAGGCGGGGGTGGCGAGGAGCTGGGCGGCGTAGCAGACTCGTCGGGCGGTGGGGATAATCTGACCACCACCTCGGTGGATGGCATCGGCGTGAAGCTGGAGAACTCAGATCAGTATATGCTCAAAAGACAATAAGGATCatagaaaaggaaaaaaaaaacatacaGTACAGTCGAGGATGTTGAATCGGATACCTCGCATAGGCTCCTCAGCAACACCACCCTCCTTGGTAGCCCATTGGAAGGCAGCAACACAAGAGTCCTTGATTTCGTTCATGTACTGAACAGCCTTAGAACCGTCAAGGAAGACGTTAGGACCGGTAGTGTCGGGACCGAAGCACCAGATCTTCCTAGCCTCGGTAACATCCCAGCCGTAGGTGTCGGCAAGGTATCGAGCACGGATCTTGGGGTCATCTCGGGGAGCGACCTTACCCTCCTCAATGTCTCGGGTAAGCTCCTCACCAAGAGGCTCAGCCTTGACGTAGAGTCGGTTGTGCTTGTTCTGAGACTTGGAAAGAGCGATCATGGAAGACTCGGCAGTGACGGTCTCTCGGTAGCCGACGACGGGGTCAGACTTTCGGAGAGGAACACCGGCGTGGTCGTTCTCGAGGTCGTTAAGACAGATTTCCAAGTGGAGCTCACCGGCACCAGCAACGATGATCTCACCGGAGTCACCCATCCAGGTCTTGACACAAGGGTCGGACTTGGAAAGTCGCTTGAGACCCTCGACAAGCTTGGGAAGGTCAGAGGCGTTCTTACACTCAACGGCAACTTGCACGACGGGTGAGACGGAGAACTTCATGACTCGCATGTTGTGGGCAGTCTCGGAAGTAGTAAGAGTACCGCTCTTGAGCAAGAACTGGTCAACACCGACCAAACCGATAATGTTACCGGCAGGGCAATCCTCGATAGCCTCGGTAGATCGACCCATCATGAGGACAGTTCGCTGAATAGACTTGATAACGGagtcatccttcttgccggGAACGAAGTTAGGACCCTGGATTCGGACCTTAGGGCCGGAAGAAACGGTACCAGAGAAGACTCGGCCGAAAGCATAGAATCGACCCTTGTCGGAAGTAGGAACCATCTTGGAAACGTAGACCATCAAAGGACCCTTGGGGTCACAGTCCCTAATACCGATGGCGGACTCGTCGTCCATGGGACCTTCGTAAAGGGTCTCGACACGGTATCGCTGAGCGGTAACGGGAGAGGGGAGGTTGATACAGATCATCTCGAGAAGAGAGTCACCAGCGGGGAGGAACTTTCGCATAACAACCTTGAGGAGCTGCTTGCCCTCGAGGTCCCTCTCCTCGGAGGTAAGCTTGATCTCGAGCTTCTCGAGAAGCTTGGGgatctcatccttcttgaaGTTCATGATAGAGTCGAAAAGACGGAAGATGGGGTCAAGGACGAACATGTTGAAAGCACGCTCAACACCAGCCTCGGAAGACTTGGTCCACTTCTTAGTCTTGGGGTTGAAGTAGTTGTCACCCCAAAGCTTGGGCATGAGCTTAGCCTTGTCAACACCGAACTTCTTAGAGTATCGGCCGGCGAAGTTTCGGAGAGAGAAAGCCCAACCGTGGAGACCGGAACCGAAGGCAACAGTACCCTGCTCAGGGTAGACCATGGTGTCTCCGAGAGCGGGATCGGTGTAGGTGGAGATGATAACGTTGACGGACTCGATGGTTCGGCAGAAAGACTGGTAAAGGTCTTCCTTGGAAACCTGCAACTCGAGAAGAGCTCGGTCGACCTTGTTGATGATAAGGACGGGCTTAACTCGCTCACCCAAAGACTGACGGAGCACAGTCTCGGTCTGGACACAGACACCCTCAACACAGTCAACAACGACAAGGGCACTTTTTGGAAGAATTAGTAGAATTCTCAAAATCTACCATCTATACAAGAACGTACCCGTCAGTGACACGGAGAGCGGCGGTAACTTCAGAGGAGAAGTCAACGTGACCAGGAGAGTCGATCAAGTTGATCAAGAACTCGTTACCTGCCGAGCATCAGCGTCTATCGCACAAATTACATTAAACTGAGATCAAACTCACCATCGGTCTTCTGCTTGATCTCAgcaacatcttccttgtcaaGAGGGAAGTACATGGAGATGGCAGTGGACTTGATGGTGATACCACGATCAATCTCGTCCTGACTGTTTTAATGTCAATACTATCCTTTTGCTTCCTTCGGAACAGATTACCACCTACCGAGTGTCGGTGAATCGCATCTCACCAGCCTTGGCGGAAGCAATAATACCGGCCTTGGAGACAAGGGAGTCGGTAAGAGTGGACTTTCCGTGGTCGACGTGCGCGATGACGGACATGTTTCGGATGTTGGTGGGCTTGTCTATGAATCATTGTTGTCAGCGACGGCTTCCCAATCATGCGACGAAAATCACTCGAGAAATTCTCAAAGCTTTTTTACGCCGCATTTACCCAGGCAATGAAAGGTGCTTACCCATAAGCGCACGGATCTCGTCGACAGTGAAGCTAGAGCATTGTTAGTACTGATTCGAGGTGAAATGTAGATGATGGATGCCAAAGACACTTCAAGGCAAGGAGAGGTAGATCGGAAACCAGATACAGCCAAATTATTACAACCCGCCTGTTGCTTTCTCCCACGtttccacttcatctgcaGTATTCTCTGCTGTGTTGTTCTCCTTGCTTCCCGAGGGCTTTACACATCCATATCTTCCAAGTCCAAGAGTAACTTACTTAACCTAAAAGACCCGAAGTCAGCCATTCAGTCCACGATAACAACGCTTGCGCCACCAGTCATTTCCAGACGTTTACACTCACCATTttgacttctttttcgGGGGTTATGCACTAGGCAATTGAGAGTAACTATGTGTttagaagaaaaaagaagctcCTTCACAAACGTATGAAAGAGTTGAGGgggtggagaaaagagattTCGTGGAGAAAGTGATGATAAAGATTTTGCGGCGGAGGGAACCAGCGAGGTGGTGGAGTCGCAGTCGCGAGCTAGGGAGCTATGAAAATTACATCCCACGCCGGCGTTTCGGAAAACAAAATCAATGTGGCGCCACACTGGAATTATAACCCCCCTGCGACCTTACCACATATCTCGGCATTCCAGTGCATGTCTGGCAACGAAGGCATGCTTGATAAAAGTTCACAACGGAAACCGACTGTAACGGTAAGTGATGCCTATTGAA
The window above is part of the Cryptococcus tetragattii IND107 chromosome 10, whole genome shotgun sequence genome. Proteins encoded here:
- a CDS encoding elongation factor 2, which codes for MDKPTNIRNMSVIAHVDHGKSTLTDSLVSKAGIIASAKAGEMRFTDTRQDEIDRGITIKSTAISMYFPLDKEDVAEIKQKTDGNEFLINLIDSPGHVDFSSEVTAALRVTDGALVVVDCVEGVCVQTETVLRQSLGERVKPVLIINKVDRALLELQVSKEDLYQSFCRTIESVNVIISTYTDPALGDTMVYPEQGTVAFGSGLHGWAFSLRNFAGRYSKKFGVDKAKLMPKLWGDNYFNPKTKKWTKSSEAGVERAFNMFVLDPIFRLFDSIMNFKKDEIPKLLEKLEIKLTSEERDLEGKQLLKVVMRKFLPAGDSLLEMICINLPSPVTAQRYRVETLYEGPMDDESAIGIRDCDPKGPLMVYVSKMVPTSDKGRFYAFGRVFSGTVSSGPKVRIQGPNFVPGKKDDSVIKSIQRTVLMMGRSTEAIEDCPAGNIIGLVGVDQFLLKSGTLTTSETAHNMRVMKFSVSPVVQVAVECKNASDLPKLVEGLKRLSKSDPCVKTWMGDSGEIIVAGAGELHLEICLNDLENDHAGVPLRKSDPVVGYRETVTAESSMIALSKSQNKHNRLYVKAEPLGEELTRDIEEGKVAPRDDPKIRARYLADTYGWDVTEARKIWCFGPDTTGPNVFLDGSKAVQYMNEIKDSCVAAFQWATKEGGVAEEPMRGIRFNILDCTLHADAIHRGGGQIIPTARRVCYAAQLLATPAFQEPMFLVEIAVPESAQGGVYSCLNVRRGHVFSAEQRPGTPMYTLKAYLPVSESFGFNADLRAATGGQAFPQAVFDHWEEMNSNPTEVGSKANVLAVSIRTRKGLKPDVPPYDTYYDKL